The stretch of DNA GAGATAACCTGAGGCGTCATTCCCGCGAAAGCGGGAATCCAGGAAAATGGCTGTCGATCGTAGTGGCAACGCCTGGATGCCCGCCTGCGCGGGCATGACGAACTAGCGTATCCTCATGATGGGAAACCTCCACCAATTGTGACGTGGATGAAGAACCTACCCTTATGAGGGGTTGTCCCCGGAGAGACTGTAGCGTGCGCCATGGCACGGGAATTCAAACAGGCGAGCGCGTTGTGCGCACAGCACACGCTCCCCCAACTGTACGAGTGTTCCGTGGTCCGATTTCGTGCTGCACCTCTTCCCTACATCCTGTAGCCTACACCCTGCTATTTCTCTTGTACCAGGAAACGCGACGCGCTACTGTGACCGCGGGGATTGGTGGCTGCTGGAGAGAACCGACAACCAACTATTTTCTCTGTCGAAAGGAGGACTATTGTATGGCAGAGCTACGGATCATCTCAGCGGATTCACATTTTGTTGAACCACCTACCATGTGGGCCGAGCGCGTCGACACCCGTTTTCGTGATCGTGCACCGCATGTACAAAAGGGATACAAGGACAGACCCGGTGAATGGTTCATGTGTGAGAACCTGCAACCGGTCCAAGTGGCTGGCTTCTTCGGCTCGGGGAAAAGCGCGGAAGAACTGCCGGAACATTTGAGGCGCGGGTTTGATGTTGCCCCGAAGAGTGTCTGGGATCCGGCTGAACGTCTCAAGGAGCAAGACCGTGACGGTGTGAGCGCAGAGGCGCTCTATACCTCGATGGGAATGTTGCTCTTTGGTCTTGATGATGCAGAACTACGATCCTCATGTTTTCGTGCATTTAATGATTGGGCAGCTGACTATTGCAGTTACGACCCGAAGCGCTTGATCGGCTTAGGCGCGATTACGCTCGAAGATATTCCTGCTGGCGTCGCCGAGTTGCAACGCATTGCCAAAAAAGGCTTACGTGGCGCATTGATCTGGGGCGCACCACCTGAAGACAAACCGTATAGCTCACCAGAATACGATCCCTTCTGGGCAGCCGCGCAAGATCTCAATATGCCTTTGTCGCTGCATATCCTCACTGGGCGTGCGGGCAATCGCTTCAGTCGTCGTAAAGTCCTCTTCGGCTACATGGCGCTGCCGCAAGCGATTCAACTGACGTTTGCTGACATGGTCACGAGCGGTGTGTTTGAACGATTTCCACGGCTGAAGATCGTTTCGGCTGAGAACGACGTCTCCTGGATTCCTCACTTCTTGTATCGTATCGACCACGCCTATGATCGTTTACGTCACATCGAAGGATTGACGCTGCCGATGCTGCCGAGTGAGTACATGAAGCGCAACGTCTGGGCGACGTTCCAGTTTGAGACCGTGAATGCGCCATTCACGGCTGACACCTTTGGGGTTGATCACATTATGTGGTCATCGGACTATCCCCACACCGATTCGCCCTGGCCACGCTCGAAAGAGTTTATCACCGAGTCATTTCAGAATCTTGCGCCGGCAGATCGCGAGAAAATCGTCGCCAAGAATGCCGCGCAGTTGTATGGTATAAACCTCAGTTGAATCTCTTGAGGGCGGCGTTGCGTTCACCGATGATCCCCCTGCTACTCATGCAGGGGGATCATCGGTAGAGTCTCTTTGACCGGTTTTTTAGGGAGGCCGATCGTAAAACTGAAAGTGACTTTCCTGCGAACGAAGACAAACCACATCAATACGCCAAACGGATAACCCGAGTCACCCTGCCTCATCCTCTAGTTCTCAACGGTATACATAACCCTAAGTGACAACACTGCTGATGATGGAGTAACGTAAGGCCGGCTCTTTTCACTTCTACGGCAGGCGAAGCCTGCCAGCAGTTATCTGCTTGATGCAGGAGGTGGACCTTGCTGGCTCCTTAGCGGCCAGCCGCTGGCACGCACGAGAGGCATAAGCAGGGCCATCCACCCGCTACCGAAGAACACGAGAAACAATGAGACCCCCCACAGATTCCCAAAAGTTCGAATCCTTGCATGGGGAGGGGACTCAGGAGCGCTAGGGTCATAGAGGACACGGACTCTCTGATATTTAGTAAAGGCAGGTTTGGCGCTTATCTCATGTAAAACGTCTTCACGCCAAGTACGTGTCTGGCCGGATAAATCAACATACTCGACCACATAGGATATCCTGTGGCCATTTTTAAAATATTCACGAACTTCGGTTACCCTGCCTGGC from Deltaproteobacteria bacterium encodes:
- a CDS encoding amidohydrolase, with translation MRGCPRRDCSVRHGTGIQTGERVVRTAHAPPTVRVFRGPISCCTSSLHPVAYTLLFLLYQETRRATVTAGIGGCWREPTTNYFLCRKEDYCMAELRIISADSHFVEPPTMWAERVDTRFRDRAPHVQKGYKDRPGEWFMCENLQPVQVAGFFGSGKSAEELPEHLRRGFDVAPKSVWDPAERLKEQDRDGVSAEALYTSMGMLLFGLDDAELRSSCFRAFNDWAADYCSYDPKRLIGLGAITLEDIPAGVAELQRIAKKGLRGALIWGAPPEDKPYSSPEYDPFWAAAQDLNMPLSLHILTGRAGNRFSRRKVLFGYMALPQAIQLTFADMVTSGVFERFPRLKIVSAENDVSWIPHFLYRIDHAYDRLRHIEGLTLPMLPSEYMKRNVWATFQFETVNAPFTADTFGVDHIMWSSDYPHTDSPWPRSKEFITESFQNLAPADREKIVAKNAAQLYGINLS